Genomic DNA from Carassius gibelio isolate Cgi1373 ecotype wild population from Czech Republic chromosome B14, carGib1.2-hapl.c, whole genome shotgun sequence:
ATTTAGGGTTTAACTAAAATCTGTTCCTTGAAATGAATGTTAaccaaattgtatttaaaatctactattgagagagaaaaaaaacttttaaataaaaactattaaaaacaacaaatgccCCAAAATTTCTAAAAGAAAACTTACAATGGGTACTATAATACCAGCTAAATGATTGTAAAGTAAGCTTTTTTAAATTGAGCTGAATTGAAATatggatgcattttttttctataattgaATATGTAATCGTGAATTGAGTAACCGTTTGGCATGTCTTGTTTCATAGGTGTCAAGCACGAGTGGCAAGTGAACGGTTTAGAGGATATCAAGGACCGAAAAACCCTTGCTGAGAAGCTCGGGGGAGCGTCAGTGGTGACTCTCGAGGGCAGGCCTCTGAACGATTGAGGCGGACACATTTCAGGGGTTAGCTGGTCATTCCAACACGGGTGGGGAAGATGGGCCAGGACGACTGTTTGTGGGCCATGGGGTGGGTTAATGTGGGTGGAGAGGGTTGGGCAAAAGTGACAGTTTCCAAACTCAACACATGGCAAAATATACTGGCTGTCATTCCAGTTCACACATACAAAGATCAAGAACAAAaacataaaaggaaaaaaaaaagataaaaaacaagGATGATGATTATTAAAACAAAGTAATATAACTGTAAATGTGTACTGGCAGGTTTTTGTTCTTTCTGGGTTCCATTCGATTGTTGAAAGGAAAGAGTGATACTGCAGCCATTACAAATCAGCTGTAAAAATActgttaagaattttttttttttctttgttttgtgccACCGCCAaatgtctagttttttttttttttttttttttttaccattttatttttctaataagtgtgtgtgtgtgtgtatgttgttaAAGACTAGGTGTAGTACAAAATTTACTCCAAAATCTCACAACTTTGTCGGTCCATTCTGGGAGCACAATTTACTTCCCCCTTCcctagtttgttttattttgagctCAAGTTGTTTTAATGATTCCGTAATTCCTTGTGAATTAAATATTTCCAAATGTAATTCAAAACCATGGCACTGTTGTCAAGAAATTGTACACATTCCTTCTACCTGTAAAATCTGGGTCCTAGTGAGTGAGCGGTCTGTTGATGAATTGGATTGAGTGGACTGATGGACACAAATTGTTTAGATGGGAGCGATATATTTGGGCAGCCTGTGTACAGAGCTTTGATGGATATTGGTCAGTGGATGTTTTGTATCGTCTCCTTatctctaataaaaaataaaaaaagcactaAACAACTGTTGTGTTCCAACTGGTTTGATTCTTCATGTTTGGTAAATCCTCTGTGCAAAGggactttttatttttgctttgccCCATTCGAATCTAAGTTGGCTGTTAATTTTGGAATAAGCATTGATCTGTAAACCAATATAAAAGATGTTTGCTTACATTTGTGTTtatattctgcaaaaaaaaaaatgctgttttatcagATTTCAGCATGGTTTATGCACTGAAATATGTGATGATTTGCAAAAATCATAAAGTTTCAAATGGATCCCAACAAATAGACTCTGATTGCTTTCTCATCCTCCCTATGGATTTGATGGGTGGCTGTTTTGGGATGCAACTGTGGAAATACAGTATTGTAAAACTGCCCTGTGCCCTCAGTACACTACAAGTTgaagctaataataaaaaaatagctttttatactatataaataaacttcttGGATTGCAAATAAGTGCATTTAGTTCAAATATAATTATGATTCCAAGATAACTATCAAACTGCTGAACGTCAGCTACAAAGTCCCTTTTAAACAAACTTCATTGACTCAGTTCCTGAACACATCCGTTTATTACAGGTCTGTTTTGTTTCGGCTCGATATCTGACTCTTGGTACCCAAAAGAATCAAATACAGACAAAACTTAAATGGGCAGGTGAATGCTAGAGTCTATACTCTGATTAATGTAATGTACCACTGTATCTGAATTTGCTTAATGCTAGTATGTAGAGGGTCAAAGTAGTAGTATGCAACCTGAAAACTAACCTATTTCTGATCAGAAGCAGCCAAAAAAGAAATGAAGAACATTCGAATAAActagtatataatatttaattatatttgtttatgttttcctttaaaaataattactggAAAATGTGTCCTATATTGAAACACTGAGCTACTGTAATTCTACCTAATACTGTAATCATGCCAGTATAATAAAGATGTACCCACGTGAAGCAGTGGAGGGCAGTAGAGATTTCCAAACCCCTATGAAAAACATCAACCATCCACCTTCCTGTGCTCAACTACAATCTCTGACCTTTTCCCAGTGCACTCTAGTAATTCTGAGATTATGAATTAACAAACCATAAATCAGTAGCTACTGCAACACTGAActagtatattataaataaacataataccaGCCAAAAGTGTTACTGTGCCTGTAATGACTGGCAGGATCCTTTTCTCGGGATTTGCTCTTACCACCAGAGGGTACCAGTGTCGCATTTTACATACAGACCCCAAAATTGTAATCGCGCTCTCCCAAATAATTCTTGAAACAAACCACACAGAATCATATCTAGTGTTTCCAACAGCTTCCACAGAAAATAAAAAGTCCTCATTACAAAATGACCGCTAAACTTTTAATTGGAATGAAAATGACAGCAAAAAACAACAGACATACttaagtttattaaaataaaagctttttaaaaatagaattataaTCAAGATTTACCCCACACCCTTTCTCGTAGTTTGTGtccagtctttatattaatccaacataaaagaatataaataatTTCTCTAAACATACTGTAATGTTACCAATATGAGGTCTTCATCTGTCTTGGAAAGGAGTAAGTAACTATAGAATAGTGAACTATATTCAAAGCGCCAGATGATTGCGTTAACAAACAAATGCTTTCAAAAGTATACTTTAAAATTCTGTTTTACTAACTCTCAATTTAACACACATACAACACATCTCACAGTCATCGATCTGATGTTACCGtgataataataaatcagaaaatataaaaaaatggtaTGCTTAGTAGACCAAAATGATATGCAGTGATGGAAAAGAAGGAAGCATAGCCATTTTGCATCTACTTTTAGTCACCAAATAAACTGTATGTTAATCTAGTGTTAACCAAAACCCAAGTGATGTGAGAAGAAAACCTGTCTCCAGCCCAAATCTACTTTCTAAAAGTGCAAATAACAGCTTGAAGCATTTATAATGTGTAATGTGAACAAAGCAAGGCTGTGTCTATTGAACATGGGCAAAGACTTGACAGATAATTCTACTGGGTTGTAGGAATCAAAGTCTAAATCTATGAGTAACATTGACAGTAAAGTGAGCAAAAACTAAAGGTAGTGGTTAAACAAAGTTCCAGCTCAACCCATGCGAGAGATCGAAGCCTGTGTGGGTAGCTATCCTCCAACCATggacaacttttttcttctcagaTTCAGTAGCCACACCTGTAAAAGGACTATAAAGTGCAGTTTCAAACACCAGGCATATCATATTTTGTCCAATGATTTGATGTTGTCCCATTCCTCTGTGTCATATTTTCAGTCTTGACTGCAGTCCACCTCATTTCCATGAACCCAGTAACAGATCTGAGCAACCTTCAGCGGAGTGAAGCGAACAGCCACGTTGTAATCGCGATTCTCGCCGTTGATTTCCAGCCACTGGTGTCCAGAGAAGATCCCAATGACCTTGCGCTCCCAGCGCTCTAATGTATCGTCCCACACGCGGCCGTAAACGCCAGAACCGCTCGCTCCAGGGCGGGCGTCACAGTGCTGGTAGATCAAATCGTTGGACTCGTCCTCCACGGGACAAAAGCGGTACACCAGTTCACCAGGCCGGTCGCTGTCAAATCCAGAGAAGTGGATGCGTTTACCAGCCAAACTGTCTGAGGAGGGTGCCACAGCCAGCCGCATGAAGGGACGCCGGTGAGGCCAACGCAACTCAAGCAGTGCGTAGTCAAAATCCATGCTGACGTCTTGAGGGCCTTGAATCCAGCCTTTAGGAACCCGTGTGCGTTTAACTCTCACCCAGCGCACCAAGGGTTTCTTCATGGGAGCCTGACCCGGCTTTGTACCGTTAACAGGCGGAGGGATTAGAAAGCCCACCCTGAGTTTCCTCGCTCCCTTGACGTAATCCTTCCCATCATGCACGCAGTGGGCAGCGGTCAGGACATGCTGCTGGGACACCAGAACTCCAGTGCAGCCGGTGGAGATGCGGACGGCTGTGGAGAACGGGTAGTCCAGAAGGAAGTGGTCACCACGGATGTTAAAGCGCCCGTCTGAACCGTAGATCTGTCGCTTTAGCCGCTTGCGTCTGGGCGTGGTTACTTTGGGCCGCCTGACATGAAGTTCACTGTCATTCTCTTCCAGGTCAACAGTGGTTAAAGTTCGCGAGCCGTCTGCATAAAGAGTTTCAAAAGCTAGTTGTTCTTTATCTGTGTCTTCTCCTTTGTGGTAGCAGCTCTCGTTGCAGTGGGTAGTGAGGTCCAGCTGAGCTTTGGCGCTGAAGCGAGAGCGGGACAGAGGCAGGGTGGCGTGAGGTTTCAGCGAGGGGAGGTGGGCATGGGACTGATGGCCAGATTCTCTCACTGAAACCGAGCTGGGCAGGAGGAGTAGGAAGAGCAGGCCAATACAGCAAGGATGGGCCAGACCCAATCTCCGGTTAGGCATCATGGCTTATGCAACCtaaatgcaaatacaaaaaaatatgcaAGCATGAAATATAACTCAAGATCCTCCATGTTGCAGATAAAATGCTAAAGAAATTTAATGCTGAGCCTTCATTCTTAAAAATAGGTTCATTATGGGCTTTAATGGTTCCATGCAGAACCTttaacaaaaggttctttatatatAGTGGATAAAAGTTCTtcacattattaacattttgaacactaaaggctggaatacacttcATGACATGATTTCCAAACACTAGgcataatacatttttgtctttGCAAATGGTTagaaaaacacacaacacatttaCAAGTTTATACACAACAAATTTACACAGAAACATGTGCCTTGTTTCTAGACACATGACATGACAAATCATACACTGTGTCCCAATACCTCCATACTATATAGTATGTGACAAACAGTTTGCTAAGATTAGTATTAGAAAAACAATACTCCTACAGGGTCTCTGGAGTGTGAATTCAGTGAACACTTGAAGCCACAAGAGAGGAGTTGTGAATAATGGTGAAGCAATGAAACTAATGCTGGTAGGTCATGTGACAGTCGCAACATGATGGATGAAGTACGTCCAAAATTCATTCATACTATCCATATTCATACCATATTGAATGTACTTTTCAATGGTTctgatgtaagttaaatataTGTAGTACCTACTTTACAACTTGtgattttggataaaagcactgCTCTAAAATCTACTCAAAGCATCAAACATATTCAGATATCCTCCGAATGGATAGAATCACAGCCTTAAGATAAAATCTGTCAACACAAGTTTGCAGGCTGGTTTTAACATTCGATAACTAGCATCGAAAGTACATTTACACTGAGGTAAAAATGTGAGCAAAAGTTGTATAGAATACTTAAGCCTTatgggaaaaaaatgttttaagaactTTACTGAAAGATTCTTTCAAGAACCCAAAATAGttattctatggcatcgctgCGAAAACTCACTTTTGGAACATTCATTTTTAGgagttttagtgacatcattagtAATCTACAGATAAGTGCAGTGCGTTTTGATCAGTGCTcaataaaaagacaaacatttaaagGAAATGACCTATAGTGTCTGAAGTAGCCTAAAGTTTATAACTAAAGATTAACTTTCTAAAACGGTCTCAGACATATCATTACGCCTTTAAAAAGAAATTCAGCCAGCGATTAAATTTAGCCAGCTTTAATCTGTTTAATAATACCAGTGGTTTTAGATATCACATTAAGCATTTACACCCACTGGCCtgtaaaaataaagtttgtttacTAACTGCTGTCATGTATTAtaaccatttttcatttaatgaTAAGCAAATTTAAGTTACAGTCTGGGATTAATGCACAACGCACATAATAGTCTATAGACATAAGCATAATACAGATTCCTTGAGTGGACCCAGTATAAAGGGATATTATCATCTGCTCCATTCATCATGGACACCCATGTGTGACACCTGGGGAATTCCCTGGACACAACCTGTTTCCCACAACATCCCTTTGTGCTGAAACCCCCAATCTCGTCTTTTTGTTGTCTTTCACATCTTGAATGAATGTCCAACCAACCCTATCCACGCCTTGCGCTGTTAAACGCAAAGAAAACAAACTCTGTTTACCTTCCTCACTTTCCAATTGCGCCTGTACAAACCAACAACTCTAAAACACTTGCGCAAAAGGCAGCTTGGTATTCCAATCTACACAAAATGAGCATTTTATAATGGCAAAACTGCTTTCCTAATTGTAGTTTTATTAGGAAGCATCGCAATTAAAACGAGTTTAACAATACATACAAAAAGAGCAGCAGAGGCAACAGCTTTACGCACACTCTCTCTGAAGAAGAAATAATGCACTTTAAAAGAAATTCGTTTAACGAATGATACTTAACTTCAAGCTGTGTTAATAATGTCCAAGGCGAGTTTAAATCCAAATCACATATTCTTCTCCTGGAAGTTCACTGGGTATCCCAGCCTCCAGGTTTACTCCCATCTCCACTGTGAAGTGCGTGACAGGACCGCCAAAAACACACAAGCCTAGTCTTTCTTCAGATACTGATTCTTTTCAACGGCCCTTATTTCATCGCATCAGACACCACACTTGCCCTCCGTTGAATGGTGTAGTGCAAACTGAGGTCGTGCAAGCCCAATAACCGAGGCACGATGCTGCGGTTCTCCGCGCGGTCCTAGTGCCTCCGCCGCCGCAGGGATCAAGGCAAAGATGGTGCGTCCAAAAGCAATATCTATGTGTGAACAGATACTTTGTCAGTACTGCAATTCCTTCTGCTCTCAGTCGTAATTCTTTAAATGTAATGACAAACCTGTCTGCTAAAAGACGCTATTCTGGGCATGCCTTGGCACACATTAAAATATTCCATCAGGTGTTATTAAACTGTCTATCAAACATAGGCCAGAGTCATGGCAAGCATGTCTTGAGGATACACATTCCTCCTCACTTCAGTTAAATTACACTACATGTACTATGCCACTGAAAGCAAGTGCAAGCACATGTACATATGTTTAGGTGTCTCTTTTAACATCTATTGCTTATTGTGACTCCTTAAAGCTACCTATGGGTGTAACTAATATTACCTGTTATGGGTTAAAGGGGTTAAAATGACCGATTGTTGCAGGGTTGGTCTTATAGCAGGACACATTCCAGAAATACTTGGGTGTGTTGCAGTCGTGATGGCGTCTTGAGCCATAGTGCAAGGTTGAATATAACCTTCTGACCTTGATCTTCCTTTAGCACTCACAACACTTGCCTTAACCTGCACAAAACACTCTGGAAAGCTCTCTGAAGGCATTTCTGAACAGGCATTGCACAAAACAAGGAGCTTTTAACCCTAAAATACACAGCTTTAAATAGTCTCCAatagtatgcatgtgtgtgtaggcAAAAAGAGAGGAAAAAGTTTCAATTGCTCAAGTGCACAAAGAGCCTATTAAATCATATCACTTTTGCTCAACTAAACAAGCCATACAATCATGTGCCAAAGTATTCTAGCCTGCAGCCTCagtaaaaaaagataattgtgaaataaatgtgaaaaaataaaacaagagatGGTGAGATTCAAAGTCAAACTGCAAGAAATAAAGGCACAATGCGAGATATAAAGCCACAATTGGGAAATTTTTATTTTGAGGCTTTCAGTTCATGTTAGTGTTATATCTGTTTCATTTACaatagaaaatacttttttccaCAATACCCCAGGGCTGTTCACTCAACCTGCGGTTTTGCACCAGGATAAGGAATGTTTGAAGTTTTGTAGGGGTTCTGGAAGGCTGTAAATGTCTAATACCGTAGTAAAACACTGTTCAGTGATGGTATCGTGTACTACATTGAGTGTCACGGTGGGTGAGCGAGATTCTGTTGACATGTGCTGGCACCGACACGCGGTTCACATTGTCTGTTTCCTGCCCCCTTTTCTCCAGGTTTTCTTTCAGACACTTCCAGACATATATCTCATTTAACATCACAAGCCACCAGAGACTGAATTGGATATTATTCTAGCTGACAAGCCACTGATATTTGCTTTGTTCTTTCACTGTTAGCGATAAGGGGTTAGGACATTGGAAATGCAGCCTAAAGCTCATTCACTCGACAGGAATCTGCTACCTTGGACAATCCCCAGATCTCTTTACAGTGGGACTCTTGTTCTTGACCTGTCCTGGCTTCATGCCTCGTGGAGGGAGGTGGGGCCGTGAGGAGGGGCCTTTGAAAGTGTGTCCATTCCTCCAAAACTGATCTTTTATCACCTCCAGCTCCAGCTCAAGCCCTGTGCCTCTGTGGCCTTTTCTTTATTCACCAGGCCCTCTATTTTCAGAACAACTGATTCTTGTCTTCTcttctttagaatttttttagacTAACAGAAAAATCCTTTACTAGCAGCACTGGATAATTTGCAGTAGGAGAGACTTTGATGCTCCTAGTTAATGGAAAAGGGAAATTCTTCTACTGAAGGACATTGGGTTTCCTTTACAGACATATACACAACTGTTATTATATAATGTTTCAGATCAAAGCCATTGTAGTGCATATTTTTAAGCAGGATACTGTAGCATTTTTGAGTTGCTAAAACGCTCAAATAACCAAgcacaaaattaaaaacaacactTTTCTATAGCTACATAC
This window encodes:
- the LOC127971402 gene encoding serine protease 23; amino-acid sequence: MMPNRRLGLAHPCCIGLLFLLLLPSSVSVRESGHQSHAHLPSLKPHATLPLSRSRFSAKAQLDLTTHCNESCYHKGEDTDKEQLAFETLYADGSRTLTTVDLEENDSELHVRRPKVTTPRRKRLKRQIYGSDGRFNIRGDHFLLDYPFSTAVRISTGCTGVLVSQQHVLTAAHCVHDGKDYVKGARKLRVGFLIPPPVNGTKPGQAPMKKPLVRWVRVKRTRVPKGWIQGPQDVSMDFDYALLELRWPHRRPFMRLAVAPSSDSLAGKRIHFSGFDSDRPGELVYRFCPVEDESNDLIYQHCDARPGASGSGVYGRVWDDTLERWERKVIGIFSGHQWLEINGENRDYNVAVRFTPLKVAQICYWVHGNEVDCSQD